One genomic window of Stieleria sp. JC731 includes the following:
- a CDS encoding SGNH/GDSL hydrolase family protein, with the protein MMKKFRRRSVAFLSLLLCAGFVTDVSAQRKQNPAFAEPEIQQDLPNVLLIGDSISIGYMLNARAALAGKANVFRPATNCGPTTNGVKNLDSWLGDRHWDVIHFNFGLHDLKYMGPNDQNLADPESEGAHQQVPIDQYAENIKAIAQRLKKTGAKVIWRETSPVPEGAKGRVPGDSAKYNAAAARAIEEVGGIQTDPFFEFAMSVAETQRPANVHYTSEGSKKLGQHVAEVVEKALQ; encoded by the coding sequence ATGATGAAAAAATTCAGGCGACGATCAGTGGCGTTTTTAAGTTTGCTTTTGTGTGCCGGCTTCGTGACCGATGTCAGCGCACAGCGGAAACAAAATCCGGCGTTTGCCGAACCGGAGATCCAACAAGATCTGCCCAACGTTTTGTTGATCGGTGATTCGATCTCGATCGGGTATATGCTGAACGCGCGAGCAGCACTGGCTGGCAAGGCGAACGTTTTTCGACCGGCGACGAACTGCGGACCAACGACAAACGGTGTGAAGAATCTTGACAGTTGGCTCGGTGATCGTCACTGGGACGTCATTCATTTCAATTTCGGACTTCATGATTTGAAATACATGGGGCCCAACGATCAGAACCTAGCTGATCCGGAATCCGAAGGGGCCCACCAGCAGGTTCCGATTGACCAGTATGCCGAGAACATCAAGGCCATTGCACAGCGTTTGAAGAAAACGGGTGCAAAAGTGATTTGGCGTGAAACATCGCCTGTCCCCGAGGGAGCGAAAGGTCGTGTTCCTGGTGATTCGGCAAAATACAACGCTGCTGCAGCACGTGCGATCGAAGAGGTTGGCGGAATCCAAACGGATCCGTTTTTCGAATTCGCGATGTCTGTTGCCGAAACACAGCGTCCCGCGAATGTGCACTACACATCCGAGGGATCAAAGAAGCTGGGCCAACACGTTGCCGAGGTCGTCGAGAAGGCACTGCAATAA
- a CDS encoding Flp family type IVb pilin, whose translation MKKFANSIVEFLKEEDGPTAVEYAVMLALIVVVCLAAVGTIGTESNKKFQEVGAAISAN comes from the coding sequence ATGAAAAAGTTCGCCAATAGCATCGTTGAGTTTCTGAAAGAAGAAGATGGTCCAACTGCAGTTGAATACGCTGTGATGTTGGCTTTGATCGTCGTCGTCTGCCTGGCAGCCGTCGGAACGATCGGTACCGAATCGAACAAGAAGTTCCAAGAAGTCGGTGCCGCGATCTCGGCTAACTAA
- a CDS encoding thiamine phosphate synthase: MESHTRETTYRILDASANRVSEGLRTIEEFYRFGLDDAQGTENLKRLRHDLTTALKRLDRQDLLRSRDTDADVGTSVQTDQEYKRSRLSDVLAAASQRIQQSLRVIEEYGKTVDAAFAKQIESIRYRSYTLMKDCELKAIFNDRLTRLSHATLYVLVDAMGSESELVHHVSSLHKAGVDVFQLRDKRASDRQLVQRGKAIASALRSTEALFIMNDRADLAIIAGADGVHVGQDELTVQQARRIVGDEMLIGVSTHNLDQVHDAIAEGADYIGCGPTFPSKTKSFESHPGLKFLNDVHVGTKQTPRPAFAIGGIDASNVDAVTAAGFHRIAVTAAINQADDPVAAATELKRSLKRSE, encoded by the coding sequence GTGGAAAGCCATACTCGAGAAACCACCTATCGTATCCTGGACGCTTCCGCGAATCGAGTTTCTGAAGGATTGCGGACGATTGAAGAGTTCTACCGCTTCGGACTGGACGACGCCCAGGGAACCGAGAACTTAAAGCGACTGCGACACGATCTGACCACCGCTCTCAAACGACTCGACCGCCAAGACTTGCTTCGAAGTCGTGATACCGACGCAGATGTCGGCACCAGCGTTCAAACAGATCAGGAATACAAACGATCTCGACTGAGTGACGTTCTGGCTGCCGCATCACAGCGAATCCAACAGTCGCTACGCGTCATTGAGGAGTACGGCAAAACGGTCGACGCGGCCTTCGCCAAACAGATCGAATCGATTCGCTATCGAAGCTATACGCTGATGAAGGACTGCGAGTTGAAAGCGATCTTCAACGACCGCTTAACCCGATTGTCCCATGCCACCCTCTATGTGCTGGTCGACGCAATGGGTAGCGAATCAGAATTGGTCCATCATGTCAGCTCACTACACAAAGCAGGGGTTGATGTCTTTCAACTACGTGACAAGCGGGCATCTGACCGCCAATTGGTCCAGCGTGGCAAAGCAATCGCAAGTGCACTCCGTTCAACCGAAGCATTGTTCATCATGAACGACCGAGCTGACTTGGCCATCATCGCTGGCGCCGATGGCGTCCATGTTGGCCAAGACGAATTGACCGTTCAGCAAGCCCGTCGAATCGTTGGCGATGAAATGCTGATCGGAGTTTCGACACACAACCTAGATCAAGTCCATGACGCAATCGCGGAGGGCGCTGACTACATCGGGTGCGGTCCAACATTCCCTAGCAAGACGAAGTCGTTTGAGTCTCATCCGGGATTAAAGTTTCTAAACGATGTACACGTCGGAACCAAGCAAACGCCTCGACCGGCATTTGCGATCGGTGGCATCGACGCAAGCAATGTCGACGCGGTGACAGCGGCTGGATTCCATCGCATCGCAGTGACCGCAGCGATCAACCAAGCGGACGATCCGGTTGCCGCAGCAACAGAACTGAAGCGAAGCCTGAAAAGATCGGAATAA
- the cpaB gene encoding Flp pilus assembly protein CpaB, with protein MRNKSLFLLLAGICGTIAAVGVGQWMQAQNGNTQIQMAEILVTTQAINAEEQITPDKLRLEQWPADRIPAGASADLTQFENRFAKVPLYEGEPMLDVKLMNEVEDKVVPQGYSVVSLEAGRDGTVNLVSPGDRVDIRGFFTKGEFFPRDTALDVLTGVKVYGIDGITKFDEETPRPRNARNIQMLIRRADVDAFDFAKKLGEISLSLGSPAADEGRLKDGEMSESAKKFLQDLQERRDEQERLRKLAEQDQTDKDDSEPAPVKSNGKKVIHTMIKMEGGRLVQYEWLEGESLPRISGELNPTGDAATESASKTDNDDTQTTAGGDDFLRGADSPFFAPTTGEAGE; from the coding sequence ATGCGAAACAAATCACTTTTCCTGTTGCTTGCCGGAATCTGCGGCACTATTGCGGCCGTCGGGGTCGGACAGTGGATGCAGGCCCAGAACGGTAACACCCAAATACAGATGGCTGAGATCCTGGTTACCACCCAGGCCATCAATGCTGAAGAGCAGATCACGCCGGACAAATTGCGTTTGGAACAATGGCCTGCTGACCGGATTCCTGCGGGTGCATCAGCGGATTTGACACAGTTCGAAAATCGTTTTGCAAAGGTGCCGCTTTATGAAGGCGAACCAATGCTTGACGTCAAATTGATGAACGAAGTTGAGGATAAGGTTGTTCCGCAAGGGTATTCCGTCGTCTCACTTGAAGCCGGACGCGATGGAACGGTCAACTTGGTTAGCCCTGGCGACCGAGTAGATATTCGTGGGTTCTTCACCAAAGGCGAGTTCTTCCCGCGAGACACCGCGCTGGATGTGTTGACCGGAGTGAAGGTTTACGGCATCGACGGAATCACGAAGTTCGACGAGGAGACACCTCGTCCGCGAAACGCACGCAACATTCAAATGCTGATTCGCCGAGCTGACGTAGACGCCTTCGACTTCGCCAAAAAGCTTGGCGAGATTTCACTCTCTCTCGGCAGCCCCGCTGCTGACGAAGGACGACTGAAAGACGGTGAGATGAGCGAGTCCGCGAAAAAGTTCTTGCAGGATTTGCAAGAGCGTCGCGATGAGCAAGAGCGACTACGCAAGCTTGCCGAGCAAGACCAAACCGACAAAGACGATAGCGAACCGGCACCCGTCAAATCCAACGGAAAGAAGGTCATCCACACGATGATCAAAATGGAAGGTGGACGCTTGGTTCAATACGAATGGCTGGAAGGTGAATCGCTGCCACGAATCAGTGGTGAGCTGAATCCGACTGGCGATGCGGCAACCGAATCCGCATCGAAAACCGATAACGACGATACACAAACGACCGCCGGCGGGGACGACTTCCTCCGTGGTGCCGACAGCCCGTTTTTCGCCCCGACAACGGGAGAAGCTGGCGAATAG
- a CDS encoding Flp family type IVb pilin produces the protein MKKFANSIVEFLKEEDGPTAVEYAVMLALIVVVCLAAVGTIGTESNKKFQEVGTAIAAN, from the coding sequence ATGAAAAAATTTGCAAATAGCATCGTTGAGTTCTTGAAGGAAGAAGATGGCCCAACCGCAGTTGAATACGCTGTGATGTTGGCTCTGATCGTCGTCGTCTGCTTGGCAGCTGTCGGAACGATCGGTACCGAGTCGAACAAGAAGTTCCAAGAAGTTGGAACGGCGATCGCCGCTAACTGA
- a CDS encoding prepilin peptidase, protein MDTLIQGITENWTVWFVTVVLIVAAVIDGKILKVPNWLTFPFIMCGWINCTLEGGAAGLGYSLLGTFVGMMLLLVLRNVGGMGGGDVKLLMGVGAWLGTVVTLYAFAATAIVGGIMAVVMVWKSGEWTKHYAQGMQILEEWKTIRKPSELSKIARERKPTMYLLPYGIPMAIGSILYFAYAGMLV, encoded by the coding sequence ATGGATACGCTAATCCAAGGAATCACAGAGAACTGGACTGTCTGGTTCGTCACTGTTGTCTTGATCGTGGCAGCGGTCATCGATGGCAAGATTCTGAAAGTGCCAAACTGGTTGACCTTTCCATTCATCATGTGTGGTTGGATCAATTGCACGCTCGAAGGTGGCGCGGCCGGTTTGGGCTACAGCTTGCTAGGAACCTTTGTCGGCATGATGTTGTTGCTGGTTCTTCGCAATGTTGGCGGCATGGGCGGCGGTGATGTGAAACTGCTGATGGGTGTCGGAGCTTGGTTGGGAACCGTCGTTACCTTGTATGCCTTTGCCGCGACCGCAATCGTCGGCGGGATTATGGCAGTTGTCATGGTTTGGAAGAGCGGTGAGTGGACAAAGCACTACGCCCAAGGCATGCAAATTTTGGAAGAATGGAAAACAATTCGTAAGCCATCGGAGCTATCGAAGATCGCCCGTGAGCGAAAGCCGACCATGTATCTTCTCCCATACGGAATTCCCATGGCAATCGGCTCAATTCTCTATTTTGCCTACGCGGGAATGTTGGTCTGA